One window of Leishmania panamensis strain MHOM/PA/94/PSC-1 chromosome 1 sequence genomic DNA carries:
- a CDS encoding long-chain-fatty-acid-CoA ligase, putative (TriTrypDB/GeneDB-style sysID: LpmP.01.0530), whose amino-acid sequence MGTLLVTLLQCRNSQSLYPNLRATQHNHYTSFQQQCSVPLLADARHYNQHSRQDSPLIATTTTTTPTGAVSDEATERTAVASRAGETEKGAPPPTSFAGAVSDMSASDKHVVNPPEVRNDGDNTGAGATDVDVDAAAEISRLLLTRLLATKSVPIPPSASQVHPQLHHHAIEQPAVDNALYTSSLPVVPPLASAGVASSPSTTPPMQPQDRPPSPSTMVFMPSATATAPLTPAASPRRQRSNNAVPPLSMLATATSTQTPTPHLAPAGGLTISPPAGAPVAKDCDSVKRLVLPGDALHCRAPPSTCGNAAAARTDEEEDAGGGDVDEDEDEVGPMDCADAFQYFFDEDEKAYRDVESVVYAAPQMARVPLPTLRDYYLNQHTALYTEKASSAALTTQSVPSVLAGSMAPTIPSVFLLDTAANAGGEDMTIKVATWSPTPPLPTQQQPQKGLHDPQETPSSRRDAPRTSTTRTLLTTGEGLDSTAHDTGRFISLVEEMAAACRRIGAAPLVCWRSIDRVTELPPEDPLWRRLTNGGGGGGGRVDNARGEIEDDTSCPPVSDVPRKRCSHPSAPLVGDGGSSAAAPLPSLQQQQQQQDQQHSEPPSLYYLGPQQYMTADVWWSRVEAFGFGLCSMGLRPGDLIGIVEDTRWEWLVTCYAAWSVGLVVVVFDSSARTMARAAMDTAPEMKALVCSPVVHRALRRHFDDAAAAAAAAARSARAPAPLTPTSVSSMKDYDGDEGDMYDGNHGACASGDAAGTVPPQWTSVQPRKKRHAHPSMFIVVRRSGPPRDCRSDGGDVHAAAMRSSASSDAAPGSWWSRANMREPQSSHRTHDPGVEGDNEAGDEEGEDEEEALWWSDVLMHGEKKLRVWRQRKLREQRLQQQQQQQQARLRYQQQQRCARAGGGGSGGAAAPSSPSGTSRHCLRGSSGLGMDDFYGSTSTAAASQDGSTASATASAKPGPTAAVSDSGMSTAQAASDSAKTTPIMLLGAAAAKGGKSGSSTRLSVNAPARRVLVPMEERKALTEFPRRRTCGGSLRTMPTSSLLAGNAALTGTPPMAIKDGLPRLPLAPLRPDDLAFIFYTEGDPKGVLLTHGALKASVAAHHEYLNSTDIGGSTAESTGRGGQGNSRIARYTTAYMPALRSRSAPAGRPSYMAYLPLHDIGEFVAETAALVRGLLVCYGTRRTLFDTWARPHGDLTEYRPTVFPALPATLARLRRTVESMVSTGYRQLLFEAAYEARRQAMRRGLHTPFLLTTIFAPSRELLGGRCRLVLVRGGPGAAALHPRDQEYLSVVCGVSLVQSYGVTEASGCGLQQAYCSTQLDSIGGPLGPVHVKMRDVFATAAAPSSGGGCGWSHQSERPTGELLLRGPTVMAGYYRQPERTAAVLEKSGWLHTEDVVERCPDGSFRRIASLRPHHATTSNGHCIALEPLEALYAQHPLCLKGGVCVLVHPYRRYVCALVLTDEHHLWDFLQTTAAAVARPASSYSPPSSSTSQQRSWILSAIGEWPQCLGDSALNQVAATSLVAWATQHGGIAPHECVRHVRVLHGVWDAAHYTRTATGRLFRPAIHQRYSGVIQELFADED is encoded by the coding sequence ATGGGCACGCTGCTCGTAacactgctgcagtgccgcaaCAGCCAGTCCCTCTACCCAAACCTCCGCGCCACTCAGCACAACCACTACACTTCGtttcagcagcagtgctcgGTCCCGCTCCTTGCCGATGCGCGCCACTATAACCAGCACTCACGCCAAGATAGCCCTTTgattgccaccaccacgaccacgacGCCGACGGGCGCGGTGAGCGATGAGGCCACTGAACGGACAGCCGTGGCGAGTCGGGCAGGGGAAACCGAAAAaggcgcgccgccaccaacATCCTTCGCAGGTGCTGTCAGCGATATGAGTGCATCTGACAAGCACGTTGTCAACCCTCCTGAGGTCCGCAACGACGGAGACAACACTGGTGCCGGCGCCACCGATGTCGACGTCGACGCGGCCGCCGAGATCTCGCGTCTACTCCTTACACGCCTGCTCGCCACGAAATCAGTACCGATCCCGCCCTCAGCAAGTCAGGTGCATCCGCAGTTGCACCATCATGCGATAGAACAGCCGGCAGTGGACAACGCTCTGTACACCAGCTCGCTCCCCGTAGTACCACCACTGGCATCGGCAGGGGTGGCGAGCTCCCCCTCGACCACTCCGCCCATGCAGCCGCAAGATCGCCCCCCGTCACCCTCCACAATGGTGTTTATGCCCAGCGCCACGGCCACCGCCCCCCTCACACCGGCTGCTTCGCCAAGGAGAcagcgcagcaacaacgCGGTGCCTCCCCTTTCCATGCTGGCGACAGCGACCTCAACGCAGACGCCCACGCCACACCTTGCACCAGCCGGTGGGCTGACGATCAGCCCACCGGCTGGTGCGCCTGTGGCGAAGGACTGCGACAGTGTGAAACGGCTGGTCTTGCCAGGTGATGCTCTGCACTGTCGAGCGCCGCCAAGCACTTGTGGTAATGCCGCAGCCGCGAGGAcggacgaagaggaggacgcaggcggcggcgacgtggacgaggacgaAGACGAGGTTGGCCCAATGGACTGTGCGGACGCCTTTCAGTACTTCttcgacgaggacgagaagGCGTACCGCGACGTCGAGAGCGTCGTGTACGCCGCACCGCAGATGGCGCGCGTGCCACTGCCCACGCTGCGGGACTACTACCTCAACCAGCATACGGCCCTGTACACGGAGAAGGCGTCGTCCGCGGCGCTGACTACGCAGTCGGTCCCTTCGGTACTAGCGGGCAGCATGGCGCCAACCATCCCGAGCGTCTTCCTGCTAGACACCGCCGCGAATGCCGGAGGCGAGGACATGACCATCAAGGTGGCCACATGGTCTCCAACGCCACCGCTACCGACGCAACAACAGCCGCAAAAGGGACTCCACGACCCTCAAGAAACTCCGTCCAGCCGGCGTGACGCGCCACGTACGAGCACGACACGCACGCTGCTGACGACGGGAGAGGGCCTCGACAGCACCGCGCACGACACCGGCCGCTTCATTTCactggtggaggagatggcggcagcCTGCCGCCGCAttggcgccgcgccgctcgTCTGCTGGCGCAGTATTGATCGCGTGACGGAGCTGCCACCGGAAGATCCGCTTTGGCGGCGGCTTaccaacggcggcggcggcggtggtggtcggGTGGACAACGCCCGTGGCGAGATTGAGGACGACACGTCGTGCCCGCCAGTGAGCGATGTGCCACGCAAGCGCTGCTCACACCCCTCCGCTCCCCTCGTCGGTGATGGCGgtagcagcgccgcagcccCTCTACcctcactgcagcagcagcagcagcagcaggaccAGCAGCACTCCGAGCCACCCTCACTCTACTACCTTGGCCCGCAGCAGTACATGACCGCAGATGTATGGTGGTCGCGCGTGGAGGCATTCGGCTTCGGTCTTTGCAGTATGGGCCTGCGTCCTGGTGACCTGATCGGCATCGTCGAGGACACGCGTTGGGAGTGGCTCGTCACGTGTTACGCAGCTTGGAGTGTCGGcctcgttgtcgtcgtcttcgacAGCTCGGCACGGACTATGGCGCGGGCTGCCATGGACACAGCGCCGGAGATGAAGGCGCTTGTGTGTAGTCCCGTTGTTCACCGTGCCTTGCGCCGGCACTTTGacgatgccgcagcagcagcggcggcggcggctcgcaGCGCTCGCGCGCCAGCCCCGCTTACACCCACGTCTGTGAGCAGCATGAAGGACTACGATGGCGATGAGGGCGACATGTATGATGGCAATCATGGCGCGTGTGCGAGTGGTGACGCAGCAGGGACCGTGCCGCCTCAGTGGACTTCAGTCCAGCCGCGAAAGAAACGACATGCCCATCCTTCCATGTTCATCGTCGTCCGGCGCAGCGGACCCCCGCGCgactgccgcagcgacggcggggACGTCCACGCCGcagcgatgcgcagcagtgcgtcaTCTGACGCGGCACCGGGGTCGTGGTGGTCGCGTGCGAACATGCGAGAGCCGCAGTCGTCGCACCGGACCCACGACCCCGGTGTGGAGGGGGACAATGAAGCCGGGGacgaagaaggtgaagacgaagaagaggcgctTTGGTGGAGCGACGTGCTCATGCATGGCGAGAAGAAACTTAGGGTGTGGCGTCAACGCAAGTTacgagagcagcggctgcagcagcaacagcagcagcagcaggctcgTCTACgctaccagcagcagcaacgctgcgcacgcgccggcggcggtggtagtggtggtgctgctgcgccttcgTCGCCGTCAGGTACCTCTCGCCATTGTCTTCGTGGGAGCAGTGGGCTTGGTATGGATGACTTCTACGGCTCCACATccacggcagccgcctcgcAGGATGGGAGTACTGCGTCCGCGACCGCCAGCGCCAAGCCCGgccccactgccgccgtcagTGACAGCGGTATGAGCACAGCGCAGGCAGCATCCGACAGTGCTAAAACGACCCCCATCATGCTgctcggtgccgccgccgccaagggtggcaagagcggcagcagcacgaggctCTCCGTCAACGCTCCCGCAAGGCGCGTCTTGGTGCCAatggaggaaagaaaggcgcTAACCGAGTTTCCTCGGCGCAGGACCTGCGGCGGCTCTCTACGCACGATGCCAACGTCATCGCTTCTGGCAGGCAACGCCGCCCTGACCGGCACGCCACCGATGGCCATCAAGGAcgggctgccgcggctgccactCGCCCCTCTCCGGCCAGACGACCTCGCCTTTATCTTCTACACCGAAGGCGATCCCAAAGGTGTCCTCCTCACACATGGTGCCCTCAAGGCATCTGTGGCTGCCCACCACGAATACCTTAACTCGACCGAcatcggcggcagcaccgccgagAGTACCGGACGTGGTGGGCAGGGCAACAGCCGCATTGCCCGCTACACGACGGCCTATATGCCTGCCCTGCGCTCCCGCTCAGCCCCAGCGGGGCGGCCGTCGTACATGGCGTACCTCCCCCTGCACGACATCGGCGAGTTTGTGGCGGAGACCGCCGCGCTCGTCCGCGGCCTCCTCGTGTGCTACGGCACGCGCCGGACTCTCTTTGACACGTGGGCGCGTCCGCACGGCGACCTCACCGAGTACAGGCCGACCGTATTCCCCGCGCTACCGGCCACACtggcgcgcctgcgccgcaccgtcgAGTCGATGGTGTCCACCGGCTATCGCCAGCTGCTGTTTGAGGCCGCGTACgaggcgcggcggcaggcgatgcggcgcggACTGCACACACCGTTCCTGCTCACCACCATCTTCGCCCCCTCGCGCGAGCTGCTCGGTGGCCGCTGTCGGCTCGTACTTGTCCGTGGCGGtcccggtgccgctgcgctgcacccACGGGACCAAGAGTACTTGTCGGTCGTGTGCGGCGTGTCCCTCGTGCAGTCGTACGGCGTCACGGAGGCTTCCGGGTGCGGGCTGCAACAAGCGTACTGCTCGACGCAGCTCGACTCGATCGGCGGCCCGCTGGGCCCCGTACACGTAAAAATGCGTGACGTCTtcgccacggcagcggcaccctcgagtggtggtggctgcggctgGTCGCATCAGTCAGAGCGGCCAACaggtgagctgctgctgcgcggcccCACCGTCATGGCCGGCTACTACCGGCAGCCGgagaggacggcggcggtcCTAGAAAAGAGTGGTTGGCTGCACACCGAGGACGTCGTGGAGCGCTGCCCGGATGGCTCTTTtcgccgcatcgcctcccTGCGTCCGCACCACGCCACGACGAGTAATGGTCACTGCATCGCTCTCGAGCCCCTCGAGGCGCTCTACGCGCAGCACCCCCTCTGCCTGAAGGGCGGGGTCTGCGTGCTGGTGCATCCCTACCGGCGGTACGTCTGCGCCCTCGTCCTCACTGATGAGCACCATCTGTGGGACTTCCTTCAGACAACCGCCGCGGCCGTGGCGAGGCCGGCGTCGTCATACTCGCCACCGAGCTCATCCacctcgcagcagcggagctggATTTTGTCTGCCATTGGGGAGTGGCCGCAGTGCCTGGGCGACTCGGCACTCAACCAggtcgccgccacctcgctTGTGGCGTGGGCGACGCAGCACGGCGGCATCGCCCCGCACGAGTGCGTGCGGCACGTACGCGTTCTGCACGGTGTGTGGGACGCTGCTCATTACACCCGCACCGCGACGGGACGACTCTTCCGCCCTGCCATCCACCAGCGCTACAGCGGTGTCATTCAGGAGCTCTTCGCAGACGAGGACTGA